The proteins below are encoded in one region of Planctopirus limnophila DSM 3776:
- a CDS encoding dsDNA nuclease domain-containing protein produces MTTGQRNFFNLPYSLGFPMPRLAGEAAKLGDHYEAVWTVDAVLDLFEGRFKSITVEPFGDESVGVEFHLETNDGAFQFHSVKRQKQGGDWSVADLCRQDKNTGRSILGDLLTKRIQWPNAETRFVSATGANELRELEERAKTPTNVDEFRNILTGKLRSEFDARIVPICAGDPNSAFAALKTLEVIPRGHKDLTRSVKRRIDGLFNRTDGSRLDADDVRRMIVEFILENLGPKIDRDRLRSFFYEKGIGVQNWKLDTTINDAVTAANRRYLSVTETELINSAQITRDVVGQIIDTITGAESRGVLLVAPGGFGKSCVLAQCIAQLSTSNMPHLCLRMDLFTPCHTASQLGEQMDLRASPAVVLAGIADNAPSVLLIDQLDAMSLVSGRNPQMWEVFRDLCEDVKNYPQMKMILACREFDLEHDHRLRTLDNSKSGFSKIPLSRLTEAEVHASLGLAGHGEVKLNQQQLEILGTPFHLLLFLQGDPTRGFNTVNELYDRYWDRKQQNLRTNLGGEPRWNKVIDALTAKMSEQQLLFAPISVTDEWQHDARAMASEHVLIEVPNKRHYRFFHESFFDYAFARRFCASGQSVIELLESSEQHLFRRAQVRQILAFRREEDFSQYINDIRSILESPTIRFHIKRMVASGFKQVGQPSREEWQLLEAYVLDGDLSRYVSAALRDHIGWFNLLDSLHVFKNWLASDDSRFNNAAIWFLESHHLHDYRSAEIARLIRPYVTRDGDWRQRIQRIMSWGQAHKSDEMAAIYLELIEKGDYDDYESRVSGGDFWSQHYNAENESPRFVIDVLATWFDRAVQQFDDGVTWNFLDKCRLNHSHTGAIMVGKAAADEPEYFVERMLHRVRATVLETEVRGAGILNNRAWPWLSNNGDPFDINDSVLISLRKSLQHLALHKVDAFRRHVATIETHSHQTFGYLLLRSWAENPEEFANDCAEYFVADQRRLNIGYGSWSGGGDGTGESAISRIALKAISPKCSSELFQQLESQIIGLCDEYEKKTPRWRGSSELLLLRSLDRLRVSNRVALRIEELERKFPRLSDAIVKEDNTSFVSRVGPPIEQASAEKMTDDQWVSAMRKYDGKTDRFGGGPEELSRLLEEFTRKERTRFASLVTKMPVDVHPLYFSAILNGLFGRFGNLSEEEKKVDNEQISAFPTEMFLTVVYRVHDLPNRPCGSAISNCIRRLSARSLPLRALEIVCYYATKDPDPCTDIWQDTGDGKNYYGGDPHSHGINSVRGQAAEALSSLLFNDYTRFNSLRPTLELLTQDPIISVRTCAIDTFLPLLNFDRDTAVELFLRNCRQSKDICATYPFDNFIYYAIYSHYTQLRELLRYALYCHNSKAVENVARRIVVAELQGVAIGTDGDDIRSGSVTMRKAAADVYARNLSEEVVGNKCAERLEEFLADESEDVRQEVSSAFFNMSGERLLQLEDFIARFVESRCFESDPYRLLHALNQSRVQLPHIICRAAERILEFLGEDGTHVASRGAMSASEISTLIVRQNEQATDDAIKKWCLNLIDEMERVGFLGIGEELSKVDR; encoded by the coding sequence ATGACGACTGGACAACGAAACTTCTTCAACTTGCCTTATAGTTTAGGTTTTCCAATGCCTCGACTCGCCGGTGAAGCTGCAAAACTAGGTGATCACTATGAAGCGGTCTGGACCGTTGACGCTGTTCTTGACCTATTTGAGGGCCGATTTAAGTCGATCACTGTGGAGCCATTCGGCGACGAATCGGTCGGCGTGGAATTCCACCTCGAAACGAATGATGGCGCGTTCCAATTCCATTCTGTGAAACGCCAGAAGCAAGGCGGGGATTGGTCCGTTGCCGATCTGTGTCGACAAGACAAGAACACCGGCAGAAGCATTCTTGGAGATCTACTTACCAAGCGGATTCAGTGGCCAAACGCCGAAACACGATTCGTATCCGCAACTGGTGCGAACGAACTTCGCGAACTGGAGGAGCGTGCGAAGACGCCAACAAATGTTGATGAATTCAGGAACATTTTGACGGGGAAACTCCGATCAGAGTTTGATGCGCGAATCGTTCCGATCTGTGCCGGAGATCCTAACTCCGCATTCGCGGCGCTGAAAACGCTTGAAGTCATTCCACGCGGCCACAAGGACTTGACACGCTCCGTGAAGCGACGAATCGATGGACTCTTCAACCGCACAGACGGTTCACGTCTAGATGCCGACGATGTCCGTCGAATGATCGTAGAGTTCATTCTTGAGAACCTTGGTCCAAAAATCGACAGAGACCGGCTTCGTTCGTTTTTTTACGAGAAGGGAATTGGAGTTCAGAATTGGAAATTGGACACCACGATCAATGATGCGGTCACCGCGGCAAATCGCCGCTATCTCTCGGTCACGGAAACCGAACTCATCAACTCCGCACAGATAACTCGTGATGTTGTCGGGCAAATAATCGACACGATCACAGGGGCGGAATCGCGCGGAGTATTGCTGGTCGCACCGGGTGGATTTGGAAAGAGCTGTGTTTTGGCTCAGTGCATAGCGCAACTCTCGACGAGCAACATGCCACATCTGTGTTTGAGGATGGACTTGTTCACACCCTGCCATACTGCGAGCCAACTCGGCGAGCAGATGGATCTGCGCGCATCCCCGGCAGTCGTCCTTGCGGGAATAGCGGATAACGCTCCGAGTGTCTTACTTATTGATCAGCTGGATGCAATGAGTCTCGTCTCGGGACGTAATCCCCAAATGTGGGAGGTGTTTCGTGATCTATGTGAGGACGTCAAAAACTATCCACAGATGAAAATGATTCTGGCATGTCGTGAGTTTGATCTTGAACATGACCATCGTTTGCGAACCTTGGATAATTCCAAATCGGGGTTCTCCAAAATTCCGCTTTCAAGGCTTACCGAAGCTGAGGTCCATGCCTCACTGGGTTTGGCAGGACATGGAGAAGTGAAGCTCAATCAACAACAGCTTGAAATCCTGGGCACTCCGTTTCATCTTCTGCTGTTCTTGCAGGGTGATCCGACCCGTGGCTTCAACACAGTCAATGAATTGTACGATCGGTATTGGGATCGCAAACAACAGAACTTGAGGACGAATCTTGGTGGCGAACCTCGCTGGAACAAGGTGATCGATGCCTTGACGGCCAAAATGAGCGAACAGCAACTTCTGTTCGCGCCGATATCAGTTACGGACGAATGGCAGCACGACGCCCGAGCCATGGCTTCCGAACATGTCCTGATTGAGGTTCCGAACAAACGCCACTATCGGTTTTTCCATGAGTCTTTCTTTGATTACGCATTTGCCAGACGATTCTGCGCCTCGGGGCAAAGCGTCATCGAACTTCTCGAGTCATCCGAGCAGCATCTGTTCCGCCGCGCACAGGTACGTCAGATTCTGGCGTTTCGTCGAGAAGAGGATTTCAGCCAGTACATCAACGACATTCGTAGCATCCTTGAGTCGCCAACTATTCGCTTTCACATCAAGCGGATGGTTGCGTCTGGTTTCAAGCAAGTTGGCCAGCCGAGTCGGGAGGAATGGCAACTACTTGAAGCGTACGTTTTGGATGGCGACCTTTCCCGGTACGTCTCTGCTGCTCTACGTGATCACATTGGATGGTTCAATTTACTAGACTCGCTTCATGTATTCAAGAATTGGCTCGCGTCCGACGATTCCCGGTTCAATAACGCAGCGATCTGGTTTCTCGAATCACACCACCTGCATGATTATAGATCTGCAGAAATTGCCCGACTAATTCGTCCGTACGTGACTCGCGACGGTGATTGGCGGCAGCGAATCCAACGGATAATGTCTTGGGGGCAAGCTCACAAAAGTGATGAAATGGCTGCGATCTATCTCGAACTGATCGAGAAAGGCGACTACGACGACTATGAGAGCAGAGTCAGCGGAGGGGACTTTTGGAGCCAGCATTACAATGCAGAGAACGAGTCACCCCGATTCGTGATCGATGTGCTGGCAACATGGTTCGATCGGGCAGTTCAACAATTTGACGATGGCGTGACGTGGAATTTTCTCGACAAATGCCGGCTCAATCATTCGCACACTGGTGCAATAATGGTTGGTAAAGCAGCTGCCGATGAACCAGAGTACTTCGTCGAACGAATGCTTCACCGTGTTCGTGCGACGGTTTTGGAGACTGAAGTTCGCGGTGCGGGCATCCTGAATAATCGTGCTTGGCCATGGCTTTCGAACAATGGCGATCCATTCGATATAAATGACTCTGTCCTAATTTCATTGCGAAAGTCGCTCCAGCATCTAGCGTTGCACAAGGTTGATGCGTTTCGGCGCCACGTGGCCACGATTGAGACACATTCACATCAGACGTTCGGGTATTTGTTACTTCGATCATGGGCTGAGAATCCCGAGGAATTTGCAAACGACTGCGCCGAATACTTTGTTGCCGACCAACGCCGACTCAACATCGGTTATGGAAGCTGGTCGGGCGGTGGAGACGGAACGGGCGAGAGTGCGATCAGTCGGATTGCCTTAAAAGCGATCTCGCCAAAGTGCTCTTCTGAATTGTTTCAGCAACTGGAGTCGCAAATCATCGGTTTATGCGACGAATATGAGAAGAAAACGCCGCGATGGCGAGGCTCGTCCGAGTTACTCCTGCTTCGCTCGCTCGACCGCTTACGTGTTTCTAACCGTGTCGCACTCAGGATCGAGGAACTAGAAAGGAAGTTTCCGAGGCTGTCGGATGCTATTGTCAAAGAGGACAACACGAGTTTCGTCAGCAGGGTGGGCCCACCTATAGAGCAAGCAAGTGCAGAAAAGATGACGGACGACCAATGGGTCTCCGCGATGAGAAAGTATGACGGCAAGACCGATCGATTCGGAGGCGGTCCGGAAGAACTTTCCCGCTTATTGGAAGAGTTCACCCGCAAAGAACGAACCCGGTTTGCCTCCTTGGTTACGAAGATGCCCGTCGATGTCCATCCGCTATATTTTTCAGCCATTCTAAACGGTCTTTTCGGTCGCTTTGGAAATCTCAGCGAGGAAGAAAAGAAAGTTGATAATGAGCAGATCTCTGCATTTCCAACAGAAATGTTTTTGACTGTAGTTTATCGTGTTCACGATTTGCCAAATCGACCGTGTGGATCGGCGATTTCAAATTGTATCCGTAGGCTGTCCGCTCGATCGCTACCGCTAAGAGCTCTAGAGATTGTGTGCTATTACGCTACCAAAGACCCCGACCCGTGCACCGATATCTGGCAGGACACAGGTGATGGGAAGAATTATTACGGAGGCGATCCTCATTCGCACGGCATCAATAGCGTGCGCGGGCAAGCGGCCGAAGCGTTGTCGTCTCTTCTTTTTAATGACTACACTCGATTCAATTCACTTCGTCCCACGTTGGAATTATTGACTCAAGATCCAATCATATCTGTACGGACGTGTGCAATAGATACATTTCTGCCGCTTCTCAACTTTGACCGCGACACTGCGGTAGAATTATTCTTGAGAAATTGCCGCCAGTCTAAAGACATTTGTGCAACATATCCCTTTGATAACTTCATCTACTATGCAATTTACTCTCATTACACCCAACTCCGTGAACTGCTTCGATATGCGCTGTATTGCCATAACTCTAAAGCTGTTGAGAATGTCGCCCGTCGCATTGTTGTGGCTGAACTTCAAGGTGTTGCGATAGGAACTGATGGGGATGATATTCGATCTGGCAGTGTTACTATGCGAAAGGCCGCTGCCGACGTTTATGCGAGAAATCTCTCAGAAGAAGTTGTTGGAAACAAATGTGCTGAGCGACTGGAAGAGTTTCTCGCCGACGAATCTGAGGACGTCCGTCAAGAAGTGTCTAGTGCGTTCTTCAATATGTCGGGTGAAAGGCTGTTACAGTTGGAGGATTTCATAGCCCGGTTTGTCGAAAGCCGCTGTTTTGAAAGTGATCCCTACCGCCTGCTTCACGCTCTCAATCAGTCAAGGGTTCAGCTTCCTCATATTATTTGCCGTGCTGCGGAACGAATTCTCGAATTTCTTGGCGAAGATGGAACACACGTCGCTAGTCGCGGGGCGATGTCGGCAAGCGAGATTTCAACACTCATCGTGCGTCAGAACGAACAGGCGACTGACGACGCAATCAAGAAATGGTGTTTGAACTTAATCGATGAAATGGAACGAGTTGGCTTTCTCGGTATTGGAGAGGAACTGTCAAAGGTTGATCGCTGA
- a CDS encoding helix-turn-helix transcriptional regulator — MDHDNYSNLKLITAEELANMLAISQRTLRRLVSEGKVLPAIRIGKSVRWILRDVLAWVEQGCPNRRSSNPMK; from the coding sequence ATGGACCACGATAATTATTCCAATCTCAAGCTCATCACCGCAGAAGAACTGGCTAATATGCTGGCGATTTCACAGCGGACTCTCAGGAGACTTGTCTCTGAGGGAAAAGTTCTTCCAGCCATTCGTATCGGGAAATCAGTCCGTTGGATTCTTCGAGATGTTCTCGCCTGGGTGGAGCAGGGCTGCCCCAATCGAAGATCATCCAATCCCATGAAGTGA
- a CDS encoding S1C family serine protease, which produces MPAVAFDDDFRQRFSPQNGTGVSNWLVALLLFSGGLWALSSAGIWPFSRNWVNAVSRPITPRGDLSDDEKTTIEIFRESLPSVVYISSLTVNRAQASPNPVQITRGTGSGFVWDHQGHVVTNYHLIRNAQSATVILADNSEWDAALVGYEPDRDLAVLRIKAPASRLRPIPVGTSDDLQVGQKVFAIGNPFGFDHTLTTGVISGLGRDVPGATGETIRGMIQTDAAINPGNSGGPLLDSAGRLIGVNTTILSNSGGSAGIGFAIPVDTVNAYVPELIKHGWNERPELGIIFMYDTFARRLGVTSGALVKHVIENSAAARAGIRPMWSDEDGDLILGDIIVQMDDFPITGEMDVFRTMERFKINQVIQVKVIRDGDLKSISLKLDNP; this is translated from the coding sequence ATGCCAGCCGTGGCTTTTGATGATGATTTCAGACAACGGTTTTCTCCTCAGAACGGTACCGGTGTCAGTAACTGGCTGGTGGCTCTGTTGCTCTTTTCTGGTGGCCTGTGGGCGTTAAGTTCTGCTGGAATCTGGCCTTTCAGTCGCAATTGGGTCAATGCCGTTTCCCGCCCGATCACTCCTCGCGGTGATTTGTCTGACGATGAAAAGACCACCATCGAGATCTTTCGTGAATCTCTTCCCAGTGTGGTTTACATCAGCAGTCTGACAGTGAATCGAGCCCAGGCGAGTCCCAATCCTGTGCAGATTACGCGTGGTACCGGAAGTGGATTCGTCTGGGATCATCAGGGGCATGTCGTCACGAATTATCACCTCATCCGCAATGCACAATCTGCTACGGTAATTCTCGCTGATAACTCAGAATGGGATGCGGCACTCGTGGGTTATGAACCGGATCGAGATCTGGCGGTCCTGAGGATCAAGGCACCTGCCAGCCGTCTGCGTCCAATTCCTGTGGGAACATCTGATGATCTCCAGGTGGGTCAAAAGGTTTTCGCGATCGGTAATCCCTTTGGCTTCGATCACACGTTGACGACCGGTGTCATCAGTGGATTGGGCCGCGATGTGCCCGGGGCGACGGGAGAGACGATTCGCGGCATGATTCAGACCGATGCAGCCATCAACCCGGGAAATTCAGGTGGGCCACTGCTGGATAGTGCCGGGCGATTGATCGGTGTGAACACAACCATTCTCAGCAACTCAGGTGGCTCGGCGGGCATCGGGTTTGCCATACCTGTCGATACAGTGAATGCCTATGTTCCAGAACTGATCAAGCATGGCTGGAACGAACGCCCCGAGTTGGGGATCATTTTCATGTACGATACCTTTGCTCGGCGTCTCGGAGTTACCTCGGGTGCACTGGTGAAACATGTCATCGAAAACAGTGCAGCAGCACGAGCAGGGATTCGCCCAATGTGGAGCGATGAGGATGGCGATCTCATTCTTGGCGACATTATTGTCCAGATGGATGACTTCCCAATCACTGGAGAAATGGATGTCTTTCGAACTATGGAACGGTTTAAGATCAATCAGGTCATTCAGGTGAAAGTGATTCGAGACGGTGATTTGAAGAGCATCTCCCTCAAACTCGATAATCCGTAG
- the rny gene encoding ribonuclease Y, which translates to MEIVIAGILGLLLGAAAGYFAERVVRGTAFKTRAEIVAQAERDAENLRKAAELSAKEELLKRREELDRELSAQRDELRQLERALDKKEATIRERQDEFAKRERMLETTQTKLAERAKVVEARDREVEKILKQEQEQLYKISGLDRESAVRMLLDQLERELKNETGALVMKHEAEVKAQSEKQAREIIGMAIQRYASAHTSESTVSTIDIPNDEMKGRIIGREGRNIRAFEKATGVDVIVDDTPGVVVVSAFDSVRRETAKLALIKLIQDGRMHPTRIDEIVLETQKEMEEYILRQGAEAAQEATIPNLHEKLLALMGRLHFRTSYSQNVLRHSIEVSALTGMMAEQLGLDGNLARRCGFLHDIGKAADHEMEGGHPAVGAELLKRYGERPEVIHAARGHHDDIRPDYIYTVLVAAADACSASRPGARRESLERYVKRLEELESIACGFPGVEQAYAVQAGREIRVIVNPQDVNDREAARLCRDLATAIEQSLTYPGEVKVTVLRETRVIEYAR; encoded by the coding sequence GTGGAAATAGTCATTGCAGGCATTCTCGGGTTGCTACTCGGAGCAGCAGCGGGATACTTCGCTGAACGAGTTGTTCGTGGTACTGCGTTCAAAACCCGTGCAGAGATCGTCGCTCAGGCCGAGCGTGACGCCGAGAACTTGCGAAAAGCTGCCGAGCTCTCTGCCAAAGAAGAACTTCTTAAGCGTCGAGAAGAACTTGACCGTGAGCTTTCAGCACAGCGAGATGAACTTCGACAGCTGGAGCGGGCTTTGGATAAAAAAGAAGCCACGATTCGCGAGCGCCAGGACGAGTTCGCCAAGCGAGAAAGAATGCTGGAGACCACTCAAACCAAGTTGGCAGAACGCGCCAAAGTGGTGGAAGCTCGTGATCGAGAAGTCGAAAAAATTCTCAAGCAGGAGCAGGAACAACTCTACAAGATCAGCGGCCTGGATCGCGAATCTGCCGTCCGAATGCTCCTGGATCAGCTCGAACGTGAACTCAAGAACGAAACTGGCGCTCTCGTAATGAAACACGAGGCCGAAGTGAAAGCCCAGAGCGAAAAGCAGGCTCGGGAGATCATTGGTATGGCCATTCAGAGGTACGCCTCAGCCCATACTTCCGAATCAACGGTTTCCACAATTGACATCCCGAATGATGAAATGAAGGGGCGAATCATTGGTCGCGAAGGCCGCAATATTCGCGCCTTTGAGAAGGCCACCGGAGTCGATGTGATTGTTGATGACACACCGGGTGTGGTCGTTGTTTCAGCTTTTGACAGTGTTCGCCGGGAAACAGCCAAGCTCGCACTGATTAAACTGATTCAAGATGGTCGCATGCACCCCACGCGCATCGACGAAATCGTGCTCGAAACTCAGAAGGAAATGGAAGAATATATTCTTCGCCAGGGAGCTGAGGCTGCACAGGAAGCCACGATTCCTAACCTCCACGAGAAACTGCTCGCACTCATGGGGCGACTTCACTTCCGTACCAGCTACAGCCAGAACGTACTGCGGCATTCGATTGAAGTTTCTGCACTCACAGGCATGATGGCAGAGCAACTGGGGCTGGACGGCAATCTCGCCCGCCGCTGCGGCTTCCTGCATGATATTGGAAAGGCCGCCGACCATGAAATGGAAGGTGGTCACCCGGCTGTGGGTGCCGAATTGCTCAAGCGGTATGGCGAACGTCCCGAGGTGATCCATGCCGCACGCGGCCATCACGACGATATTCGTCCTGATTACATCTACACAGTTCTGGTGGCGGCTGCCGATGCCTGTTCGGCTTCTCGACCTGGTGCACGCCGCGAGTCGCTTGAGCGATACGTCAAACGTCTGGAAGAACTGGAATCGATTGCCTGTGGATTTCCAGGTGTCGAACAGGCTTATGCAGTTCAGGCGGGCCGGGAAATCCGCGTCATTGTGAATCCGCAGGATGTGAATGATCGCGAAGCGGCCCGTTTGTGCCGCGATCTGGCAACAGCCATTGAACAATCTCTCACCTACCCTGGGGAAGTCAAAGTCACTGTCCTGCGTGAGACACGAGTCATTGAATACGCACGCTAA